AAATTGGTCTTTGAGGCACATTCAATTGATGGGGTAATTATAGACAAGTTTACCCTTGAGAAATAATCTCCAATGCCAACTTCTTGTATTTACTTAAATCAGGAATTGGAATATTCTCCTCTTTGGCCATTTCATCCCATGTTCTCATTTTCAGTGAAAGTTCAAAATATTCGTTATTTTCAAAGGCCTCTGCTTCCTGAGGGCTCATTACACCACCTTGATATTCCAAGGTTTTCTTGCTTGCTTCCGACAGTTTTGAATAATATTCAGGAAATTTATAGGTTAGATATCTTTTGGCCTGTACATGGTTTTCTACCAACCTTGCAATTTTTTCAGAAAAGCCTTTTGCCCTTAAATAATCAGCTCCTAAAAGCTCATGCCTGACCGCACCAAATCCTCCCATATTCTCGATTTGCTTATCAAGAGCAAACAAATGGCCAATATCATGAAAAAAAGA
This Cecembia calidifontis DNA region includes the following protein-coding sequences:
- a CDS encoding phosphonate degradation HD-domain oxygenase, which gives rise to MKSELFEISNKVNEVFALYEKHGKEDYIGEPVSQIEHMCQSAQLAESEGYDKEVILASFFHDIGHLFALDKQIENMGGFGAVRHELLGADYLRAKGFSEKIARLVENHVQAKRYLTYKFPEYYSKLSEASKKTLEYQGGVMSPQEAEAFENNEYFELSLKMRTWDEMAKEENIPIPDLSKYKKLALEIISQG